The region ACGGTGCTGCCTTGCCTGAGTGTGCTGCCTCGCGTAACAGCTGTCTCGCGTAACGGATCGGACCGTGCCCTCGGCACCGGTGGTAATAAGACCCGCGTGGTCCGCCGCGCCGTCGTCCGCGCGGGTCGCGGTCCCGTACGCCGGAGTGCCCGCCGCGGACGCCCGGCGGGCTGGCCGGCAGGGTGGCCGACAGGATGGCCGGCTGGGCTGACGGCGGGACGCGCGGCGGGCGACCCGGCGCTGCCCGGCGCAGGCCCGGACGCGCTGCCGGTTGTGCTGCCGGTTGTGCCCCCGGTCGTGCTGCCGGTCGTGCTGCCGGACAGGCCGGCGTGGGCGCGGAACCGGCGCCGCGGCGGGTGGACGGGACGTGCGCGGCCGGGCGGCCGGGGCAGGCCGCCCGGCCGGCGCGTAGCGCGACATGACCGCGCTCCCGTATATGTCGGATATGTGATGTCAGCCGTTGAACGTCTCACTGCGAAGTCCCCGAATGTCCCCGAATGTCCCCGAAAGAAGATGCGGCCAGGACAGGCCGGTTTGCCCGGGGGGATCCAGACGTGCGGCGGCGCGTCAACGATGCACCGGGATCGGGCCCAAAGCAATCAGGCGCGCCATACGGAACGCATTCGGCCCGATTAGCGCCCGATCAGGCAGCTGACAGGAGAGCAGGTCAGGGCAGCAGATCAGGGCAACCAGGAGACGCGGCCGCGCAGCAGGCCGTACCCCACGAAGGCGACCACGTCGATCACCGTGTGCGCGACGATCAGCGGCATCGTGCGCCCCCAGCGCTGGTACAGCCGGCCGAAGACCACGCCCATCGCGATGTTGCCGACGAAGCCGCCGAAGCCCTGATAGAGGTGGTAGGAGCCGCGCAGGACGGCCGACGCGCCCACCGACCGCCACGGCGACCAGCCGCGCTGCCGCAGCCGGTGCAGCAGATATCCGCTGACCAGCACCTCCTCCAGCACACCGTTCTGGGCGGCCTCGGCGACCAGGACGGGCACCCGCCACCAGGCGTCCGGCAGGCTGTCCGGCACGACGTTGAGGTTGATCCCGGACCTGAAGGCGAACAGGTAGAACACCAGCCCGGTGCCGCCGATCACGGCCGCAAGCAGGGCGCCGCGCAGCGTGTCGCGTCCCGGCTCCCGCCAGTCGGCCCCGATCGTCCGCATGGACTCGCCCGACCGCGCCAGCAGGTATGCCACGAGCCCCACCGGGGCAAGGTTCACCGCGATCCCCGCGAGGTGCAGTGTGAGGTCCAGCCACGGGCGGCCGGGGGCCAGCGAGCCGACGAGCACGGCGTGCTGGTCGCCCAGTTCCTTCGGGGCGGTCAGCGCGCCGACCAGGTGGATGAGCGACAGCAGCGCGCTGGCGCCGAGCGAGACCGCGAAGACCACGACGATCTCCGGGCCGATCAGCCGCGGGGTGAGCCCCCGCAGGCCGTCCTGCCCCTGCTCGGCGGGCCCCTGCTCGTCGGACCCCTGCTCGTCGGACCCCTGCTCATCGGACACGGCGGCGACCGGCCGTCCGGGAACGTCCTCCATGGTGGCAGGGTAGCCGCCCCCGGGACACGGCCGTCCGCCCGCTCAGCCCGTTCGGCCCCCTCAGTACGGCAGCACACTGGTCTTGTAAGCCGGTGCCACGAACGCCGCCTTGAACTTCGGGAAGGCCACGGTCTTCGCGTTGCCGTCCGAGGTGTACCGGTCGGTGGGGTTGGCCTTCAGCCAGTCGAGCCAGGCCATCGAGCAGAACTTCTTGCAGTCGCCGACCTTGTTCTCCTTCGACCTGATCCGCGGGATGCTGAGGGGATCGAAGTCCTTGGTGAACGGCGACGGCGCGGGGGTGTACCCGGCCAGGAACACGCCCTTGTAGTCGTAGTGAACCCCGCCGGACGTCCCCTGCAGCGCCCACTTCTTCTCGTGCGGCTGGTTGCCGTACGGCAGGGCGAGCGTGACCGGCGGCGTCTTGATGAGCGAGGTGATCAGCGTCTGCCCCGCCGCGATCTGCTTCTCCACCTCGTCCTTCGGCTTGCCGAGCAGGTTGAGGTGATCACGGGTGTGGTTGCCGATGTCGAAGTTGTGGTCCTTGAGCCACTGCAGGACCTGGATCTGCTCCTCCGGGCGGGCCTTGCCGAACAGGTCCTTGATCACATACATGGTCGCCACCGGCCGGAAGCCCGGATGCTTCCTCGCGACGTCCATGAGGATGCCGATCGCGCAGTCCGGCGCCGGGTTGCCCATGCCGTCCAAAGTGAGCTGGGCGGGTGAGGAGTCGTCGAAGGTCAGCACCACCGGGTGCTTTCCCGCCGGAATGTCGATCTTGCCGGTGACGTACTCCGCCGCGGTGATCGGCACGTAGTCCTCGGCGGCCAGCCGCTCCAGTTCGTCCCGGAAGTCCTTCGGGCTGCGGTCGTCGCCCGGCGGCGGGTTCTGCACGATCCGGTGATACATGATCACCGGGATCTGTCCCAGCTCGTTGGCCTTCACCTGGGCGGCGGCGGCCATCTCGGACTTGCGCAGCGCCGCCTCGTTGGCCACCTTGTTCCGCTGGTGACGGGCCTGGCCCGCCTGCGTGGCGTGCTTGCCGCCGCCGGCCGCGCAGCCGGAGAGCACGGCGGAGCTCCCGGCCACACCCACCAGCGCCGCGACGACGCCGGCAATCCTGAAGCGCCCCATGGAACCCCCTCATCGGGCCGCGCTTGACGATGAGGGGCTCCTACCCGCCGAATGCGCTCACTTCACGGCGCGTAGGACAAACATCACGCTAAGTGAGAGACATGTGCGGCTCGGCGCAGAAGGCCACGCCGTCCCCGCCGATGTGGACCCGTCCCTCGGACGCGGCGACGAAGACGGACTCCCCGGGACGCAGCTTGACCTCGGCCCCCCCGGAGAAACCACTGGAGAAACCACCGGAGAAACCCCCAGTGGAACCCCCGGCCGCACCTCCGGTCGTGCCCACGTTCACGACGCCGTCGACGCACAGCACGATCCTGGGCGCCGCTTCGACGAGCACCCCGGCCGCTCCGGGCGCGATCCTGCGGAGCAGGAACTCCGGCACCGGCGGCCCGTACGCGCCGTCGTCCGGCTCCACCACCACGGGCTGCGCCACGGGGTCGGTGATCCGCAGCAGTTCCTCCACGTCGACGGGCTTGCCGGTGAGACCCGCCCGCAGCACGTTGTCGGAGCACGCCATGATCTCCACGGCGAAGCCGTCGAGATAGCAGTGCGGCACCCCGGCCCCGAGGAACAACGCCTCCCCGGGGGCCAGCGTGTGGCGCCGCATCAGCAGCGGCGCCAGCACGGCCGGGTCCTCCGGATACCGCCGGGCCAGCCGCGTCACGAGCGCGTAGTCGGGCGCGTGGACCGCCGAGGCCGCCCACACCACCGACTCGACCAGCTTCCGCCGGGAGCCCGGCCACTCCAGCAGCGTCCGCAGCGCGCCGAGCACGTCGCCGTCGCCCAGTGCCCCCACTACCGGCCGCAGCGGCTCCACGCGCAGCCGGTCGACCAGCATCGCCGACTGCTCGGCGGGCCGGAACCCGGCCAGCCCGGTGAACGGCGTGAGCGCGCAGACCAGCTCGGGCTTGTGCCACGGGTCGGTGTAGTTCGCGTCGCCCCGCGCGTGACCCGCCGCGGCCTGCTCGGCGTCCGGATGCACCTGCAGCGACAGCGGCCGTTCCACCGCGATCAGCTTCATCAGGTACGGCAGCCGCCCGCCGAACCGCTCCGCGACGGCCTCGCCGAGCGTGCCGGCCGGGTCTGCGGCGATCACGTCGGTGAGCGTCGTCTCGGCCCCGTCCCTGGTCAGCCGGGACGGAGCGGCGGGGTGGGCGCCGAGCCACAGCTCGGCCTCGGGCCCGGTGGCGGTCCGGCCGGTGAGCGCGGCGATGGCCGTCCGGGAACCCCAGGGGTAGTCCTTGACGGGGTTGGTGAGCAGGTCCACGTGCGTCCTCTCGCATGCGGCGGGGGAAGAGCGAGCGCGGTCCGAGACTAACGGGATTCGTTAACACATCGGAGCACGGGGTGTCGGACCAGCGCGCCGGGGTCGGGGCTACCCCCGCTGACCTGGAAGACCGCCGTCTCACCGGGCAGCAGCGTGACGAGCTGGTCGTCCACCGTCGCCCCGGGATCGAGCCGGTCGGGGAAGATCGCGAGCTCGCGCACCAGCGTCCGCGCGGTCACGCTCACCCGCAGGCCGCCCTCGGTCTCCTCGACCACCGTGTCCATCTCGGCCGGGGGATAGTCCATCGCCGGGTCCTCGCGCGGGAACCACAGCGCGCGGGCGTCGCCGAGGGTCGCCACCAGCACCTCCCCCGCCGGGTTCCCGGCCCGCGCCACCGACTCGGGCAGATCCACGGACGCCGTGCCGCGCGCCGGAGCCGACACCGCGAAGCGCTCCTCGGCCAGGATCTCGCCCGCCAGGCTCAGCCGTCCGACGGCGAGCTCGCCCGACCACGCCTCGTCGGTGTCGTTCACCATTGCCAGCACCATCGCCGGCCCCACCGCCGGCGCGTCGCCCTGGAACGTGAGCAGCCGGTCGGCGAAGGCCCGGCGCAGCGCGTGCCACAACGGCTTGCGCCGTCCGCCGCCGTCCACGGCGGCCCAGGAGGTGACCGGCCAGCAGTCGTTGAGCTGCCACACGATCGTGCCCATGCAGTACGGCGCGAGCGCCCGGAACCGCTCGATCCCGAACGCCATCGCCCTGGCCTGGTTGAGCTGGGTGAAGTAGTGCCAGTCGTCGAAACCGTCCGGCCGGGGCAGGTGCTCGCCGAGGCCGCGCAGCAGCTTGAGGTCGCCGTCGGCGGCCTTCTGGTGGTGGACGACCCCCGGGGACGACGGCGTCAGCGGGTCGTCGGAGACCGCGGCACGCAGCGTGGCGTACGTCGGCGGGCCCTGGAAGCCGAACTCCGCAACGAACCTCGGCGTGTAGGCCGCGTAGTGGCGGTAGTCGTGGGTGTTCCAGACGGTCCAGATGTGGACGGTGCCCCGGGACGGGTCGTTGGGCGGCAGGTCGGGGGCGCCGGAGTAGGGGCTGCCCGGCCAGTACGGCCGGGCCGGGTCGAGCTCCGCGACGATCCGGGGCAGCAGGTCGTAGTAGAGACCGCCGCCCCAGCCGCGGCCCTCCAGCCTCTCCTGCCATCCCCAGTCGGCGTGGCCCTCGATGTTCTCGTTGTTGCCGCACCACAGCACGAGGCTCGGACGGCGGGCCAGGCGGGCGACGTGCTCGCGGGCCTCGGCCTCGACCTCCGCCGCGAACGGGCCCTCCTCGGGGTAGGCCGCGCAGGCGAACGGGAAGTCCTGCCAGACCAACAGGCCCATCTCGTCGGCGAGGTCGTAGAAGTCGTCGCTCTCGTACCTCCCGCCGCCCCACACCCGCAGGCAGTTGGCGCCCGCTCCGGCCGCCTGGGCGAACCGCTCGGCCAGGCGCTCACGGGTGATCCGGCTGGGGAAGCAGTCGTCGGGGATCCAGTTGAAACCCTTCACGAAGACCGGCCGGCCGTTGACCACGACCGTGAAGGCGTCGCCGGTCCGGTCCAGCTCCACCGAGCGGAACCCGATCCTGCCGGTCCACTCGTGATCTTCGAGCCGGACGGCGAGGTCGTACAACGGCTGCTCGCCGTACCCGCGCGGCCACCACAGGTCGGGGTCCGGCACGGTCAGCGTGACGACGGCCCGGCGCGCCCCGGCCGCGACGGTCACGGTCTCGGTGGCCCCTCCCACGGTTGCCGCAAGAGTGAGCGGGCGCTCGGCGGCGCGCTCGATCACCGCGTGTACCTCGACGGTCCCGTCCCCGGACACCAGGGGACGCACCTCGGCCAGGCGGGCGGCGCTCCAGGTCTCGATGCCGATGGGCCGCCAGATCCCGGCGGTGACGAGCGTCGGTCCCCAGTCCCAGCCGAAGTTGCAGGCCATCTTCCGGATGAACTGGTACGGCTCGTCGTACGCGCCGGGCCGGTCGCCAAGCGCCGCCTTCTGCGCCTCCGCGTACGCGTACGGCGCTTCGAACAGGATCCGCAGCGTGTTGTCGCCCACCCGCAGCAGGTGCCGCACCGGGAAGCGGTACGACCGGTGCATGTTGGCCGTCCGGCCGATCTCGACGCCGTTGAGCACGAGCGTGGCGGCCGTGTCGAGCCCGGCGCAGACCAGATCGGCCCGCTCGTCGCCGGTGCCGTCCCCACCCGGCTTCCCCCCTGGCTCCCAGGTGAAGGTGGTCTCGTAGGCCCACGCCGTACGGCCGATCCAGGTGAGCCCCGCCTCGTTGTCGTCCAGGTACGGGTCCTCGATCAGCCCGGCGGCGAGCAGGTCGGTGTGCACGCAGCCGGGAACGGACGCGGGCAGTCCCGCGACCACCGGCCGGAGCTGCCCGGTCGACGACACGGCGGTGACGGTCCACCCGTCGTGCAGGGGACGGTACGAGCTCACGCTGTCTCCTTCTTCTCCGCGAGCTTCTTCTCCGCGAGCTTCTTCTCCGCGAGCGCGGCTCCCGCGCAGCCGGAACAGGCCACGTAGTGCCCGTCCCTCACCTCGGCCAGCCCGGGACGGGTCCGGCGCTCCTCCGGGCCCTCGTGGTAGACGCACGGTAGGTCCTCCCCTGTGTCCGCTGCTGTGCCATCCGCTGTGCCGTCTACTGGGGCGTCCGTCCACTTGGTGTGCAGGCGCGGGACCGCGGCGAGCAGCGAGCGCGTGTACGGATGCCTCGGGTCGCCGAAGACGAGAGGGGTCGGGCCCATCTCGGCGATCCTCCCGTCCCGCAGCACCACGGTCCGGTCGCTGACGTAGTTGCCGAGCGACAGGTCGTGCGTGACGAACAGGATTCCGAGGCCGCGCGCCCGCAGGTCGGCGAGCAGGTTGAGCACGTCGATCCGGGTGGACGCGTCGAGCATGCTGATGATCTCGTCGGCGACCAGCAGCCGGATGTCGAGCAGCACGGCCCGGGCGATCAGCATGCGCTGGAGCTGGCCGCCGCTGAGCTGGTGGGGATACTTGCCGAGGACGTTGCCGGGGTCGAGCCGCACGCTCTCCAGCGCGTCCTCCACGCGCCCGCGCCACTCACGGGCGCCCACCCCGCGGAAGTACTGCTCCCTGATCATGGTGAAGACCCGGTCGGCCCGGAAAATGGGGTTGAAGCAGCTGAAGGGGTCCTGGAAGACGCCCTGCACCTGCCGGTAGTACTCCTTGCGGTCCCTGATCGAGGAGATGTCCCGGCCGTCCAGGCTGATCGTGCCGCCGCTGACCTGGGTGAGGCGCAGGACCATCCGGCCTATCGTGCTCTTGCCGCTGCCGCTCTCGCCGATGAGCGAGACCACCTCCCCCTCCCCGACCTCGAAGCCGACGCCGGAGACGGCCGTCAGCGCGCGCCCGCCGAACGCGCCGACGCGGTAGACCTTGGAGACGTCATCCAGTCTCAGCATTCACTCGGCCTTCCAGCAGGCGACGAGGTGGCCGGGGGCCACCTCCGCGAACGGCGGCTGC is a window of Microbispora sp. NBC_01189 DNA encoding:
- a CDS encoding CPBP family intramembrane glutamic endopeptidase; the protein is MEDVPGRPVAAVSDEQGSDEQGSDEQGPAEQGQDGLRGLTPRLIGPEIVVVFAVSLGASALLSLIHLVGALTAPKELGDQHAVLVGSLAPGRPWLDLTLHLAGIAVNLAPVGLVAYLLARSGESMRTIGADWREPGRDTLRGALLAAVIGGTGLVFYLFAFRSGINLNVVPDSLPDAWWRVPVLVAEAAQNGVLEEVLVSGYLLHRLRQRGWSPWRSVGASAVLRGSYHLYQGFGGFVGNIAMGVVFGRLYQRWGRTMPLIVAHTVIDVVAFVGYGLLRGRVSWLP
- a CDS encoding polysaccharide deacetylase family protein encodes the protein MGRFRIAGVVAALVGVAGSSAVLSGCAAGGGKHATQAGQARHQRNKVANEAALRKSEMAAAAQVKANELGQIPVIMYHRIVQNPPPGDDRSPKDFRDELERLAAEDYVPITAAEYVTGKIDIPAGKHPVVLTFDDSSPAQLTLDGMGNPAPDCAIGILMDVARKHPGFRPVATMYVIKDLFGKARPEEQIQVLQWLKDHNFDIGNHTRDHLNLLGKPKDEVEKQIAAGQTLITSLIKTPPVTLALPYGNQPHEKKWALQGTSGGVHYDYKGVFLAGYTPAPSPFTKDFDPLSIPRIRSKENKVGDCKKFCSMAWLDWLKANPTDRYTSDGNAKTVAFPKFKAAFVAPAYKTSVLPY
- the manA gene encoding mannose-6-phosphate isomerase, class I is translated as MDLLTNPVKDYPWGSRTAIAALTGRTATGPEAELWLGAHPAAPSRLTRDGAETTLTDVIAADPAGTLGEAVAERFGGRLPYLMKLIAVERPLSLQVHPDAEQAAAGHARGDANYTDPWHKPELVCALTPFTGLAGFRPAEQSAMLVDRLRVEPLRPVVGALGDGDVLGALRTLLEWPGSRRKLVESVVWAASAVHAPDYALVTRLARRYPEDPAVLAPLLMRRHTLAPGEALFLGAGVPHCYLDGFAVEIMACSDNVLRAGLTGKPVDVEELLRITDPVAQPVVVEPDDGAYGPPVPEFLLRRIAPGAAGVLVEAAPRIVLCVDGVVNVGTTGGAAGGSTGGFSGGFSSGFSGGAEVKLRPGESVFVAASEGRVHIGGDGVAFCAEPHMSLT
- a CDS encoding glycoside hydrolase family 2 protein; this translates as MSSYRPLHDGWTVTAVSSTGQLRPVVAGLPASVPGCVHTDLLAAGLIEDPYLDDNEAGLTWIGRTAWAYETTFTWEPGGKPGGDGTGDERADLVCAGLDTAATLVLNGVEIGRTANMHRSYRFPVRHLLRVGDNTLRILFEAPYAYAEAQKAALGDRPGAYDEPYQFIRKMACNFGWDWGPTLVTAGIWRPIGIETWSAARLAEVRPLVSGDGTVEVHAVIERAAERPLTLAATVGGATETVTVAAGARRAVVTLTVPDPDLWWPRGYGEQPLYDLAVRLEDHEWTGRIGFRSVELDRTGDAFTVVVNGRPVFVKGFNWIPDDCFPSRITRERLAERFAQAAGAGANCLRVWGGGRYESDDFYDLADEMGLLVWQDFPFACAAYPEEGPFAAEVEAEAREHVARLARRPSLVLWCGNNENIEGHADWGWQERLEGRGWGGGLYYDLLPRIVAELDPARPYWPGSPYSGAPDLPPNDPSRGTVHIWTVWNTHDYRHYAAYTPRFVAEFGFQGPPTYATLRAAVSDDPLTPSSPGVVHHQKAADGDLKLLRGLGEHLPRPDGFDDWHYFTQLNQARAMAFGIERFRALAPYCMGTIVWQLNDCWPVTSWAAVDGGGRRKPLWHALRRAFADRLLTFQGDAPAVGPAMVLAMVNDTDEAWSGELAVGRLSLAGEILAEERFAVSAPARGTASVDLPESVARAGNPAGEVLVATLGDARALWFPREDPAMDYPPAEMDTVVEETEGGLRVSVTARTLVRELAIFPDRLDPGATVDDQLVTLLPGETAVFQVSGGSPDPGALVRHPVLRCVNESR
- a CDS encoding ABC transporter ATP-binding protein — translated: MLRLDDVSKVYRVGAFGGRALTAVSGVGFEVGEGEVVSLIGESGSGKSTIGRMVLRLTQVSGGTISLDGRDISSIRDRKEYYRQVQGVFQDPFSCFNPIFRADRVFTMIREQYFRGVGAREWRGRVEDALESVRLDPGNVLGKYPHQLSGGQLQRMLIARAVLLDIRLLVADEIISMLDASTRIDVLNLLADLRARGLGILFVTHDLSLGNYVSDRTVVLRDGRIAEMGPTPLVFGDPRHPYTRSLLAAVPRLHTKWTDAPVDGTADGTAADTGEDLPCVYHEGPEERRTRPGLAEVRDGHYVACSGCAGAALAEKKLAEKKLAEKKETA